The Candidatus Bathyarchaeota archaeon genome has a segment encoding these proteins:
- the cas1 gene encoding CRISPR-associated endonuclease Cas1, with amino-acid sequence MKSKIAKIFLNDSGYFLGRGKGCLIVKHRKGKVEEYPLFENEVGEVQIKIGNSVSSGALATCAFWGIDLLILTQRGNPVAYLKSLEDDSHVKTRLCQYEAMKNGKAAEIAKKIVLSRIEGQSQILKKYGMRQHDVMRAKETINNIESNKLSTVIKKLLSIEGKHTEHYFHQIFKLMPKSILKTERRKNFKAYDGVNNTFNLAYTVLKWKVHRAVIRAKLEPFLGFLHSEQFGKPSLVCDLMELYRYLVDDFIIQYAKNLRKKDFSMNQEDFSSNRKGKREYLTKQLSKDLMIKLNSFFESKVEVPRVKHGNRQEIESLLNEEALLLAKYLRGEKADWVPRIPALGSFRLNHPLGASI; translated from the coding sequence ATGAAGTCTAAAATAGCCAAGATATTCTTGAACGACTCAGGTTATTTTTTGGGCAGAGGCAAAGGCTGCCTCATAGTTAAGCACAGAAAGGGAAAAGTTGAGGAGTATCCGCTGTTTGAGAATGAAGTTGGAGAAGTGCAGATTAAAATCGGGAACTCTGTCTCTTCTGGAGCTCTGGCTACATGTGCTTTCTGGGGAATAGACTTGCTGATTTTGACGCAGAGAGGCAACCCAGTAGCCTATCTGAAAAGCCTTGAAGATGACAGTCATGTTAAGACTAGGCTTTGTCAATATGAAGCCATGAAGAACGGCAAGGCCGCTGAAATTGCCAAGAAGATAGTTTTGAGCAGGATTGAAGGGCAAAGCCAGATACTCAAAAAGTACGGCATGCGACAGCATGACGTAATGAGGGCAAAAGAGACAATAAACAACATTGAATCGAACAAGCTGAGCACTGTAATAAAAAAGCTGCTCTCAATAGAAGGAAAGCACACAGAGCATTATTTCCATCAAATCTTTAAACTAATGCCAAAATCCATATTGAAAACGGAAAGGCGCAAAAACTTCAAAGCCTACGATGGTGTCAACAACACTTTCAATTTAGCTTACACTGTCCTTAAATGGAAAGTCCACAGAGCAGTAATAAGGGCTAAACTGGAACCGTTCTTAGGCTTTTTACATTCTGAGCAGTTTGGCAAACCGTCTCTGGTTTGCGACCTGATGGAGCTGTACAGATACCTTGTTGACGACTTCATAATCCAATACGCCAAGAATCTACGCAAGAAAGACTTTTCAATGAATCAAGAGGACTTTTCTTCCAATAGAAAAGGCAAAAGAGAATATTTAACCAAACAGCTATCAAAAGACCTTATGATAAAGCTGAATTCCTTTTTTGAGTCAAAAGTTGAAGTGCCTCGCGTGAAGCATGGGAACAGGCAAGAGATAGAGAGTTTGCTTAACGAAGAAGCCCTGCTGCTGGCAAAGTATTTGAGAGGAGAAAAGGCAGATTGGGTTCCAAGAATACCAGCTTTGGGAAGCTTCAGGCTAAACCATCCCCTCGGGGCTTCAATATAG